Proteins found in one Corynebacterium zhongnanshanii genomic segment:
- a CDS encoding ABC transporter transmembrane domain-containing protein — protein sequence MSTWRWFAPAHPPRTAHQLHLERWNADRRVGWDMLTSYPAAVVGIVAGTVTDAATGALTSLIVGRITDGGALLIPCLLLVLCLFCAWLGSITGDALTDLSEARAVHDLRLLLTGRLIQAGRPVHSGTVLNTVDEDSKQLGQLKQILNFPLVMLGFLFASAVTLWAASPWISLLLVLGGASTAVTSYVTSAPIARVARQRRVEESRAIALATDVAQGSRVIKGLGAVDITRRRFDEVTDRALRAMLTDATVSSLVMFLRQLVPTAFTIAVIVLGGWLAHAGAITSGQLLTTVLLAPPSLMVTGQSLNVMADLWGRGMAASTRVRELLEELEAQPEDVTGEVALPEGLTVWHAETEDSLAEVHRRVAALTRDGAVAAPHTVSVFEGTLRDNIWAADEEDQLAALHVAECGDILARLGGLEGLIGEAGLTLSGGQRQRVALARFLAARPAVLILDEPTTGLDAVTLDRVAHNVKAMRQGYTTVVISTSRAWQSVADQVVRL from the coding sequence GTGAGTACGTGGCGATGGTTCGCTCCTGCGCATCCGCCACGCACCGCCCATCAACTCCACCTGGAGAGGTGGAACGCAGACCGCCGCGTGGGTTGGGACATGCTGACGTCCTACCCCGCGGCGGTTGTGGGCATTGTGGCGGGAACCGTGACGGACGCGGCGACAGGCGCGTTGACCTCCTTGATCGTGGGGCGCATCACCGACGGCGGGGCACTGCTCATTCCCTGCCTGCTGCTGGTGCTGTGCCTCTTCTGCGCATGGCTGGGCTCCATCACCGGCGACGCGTTGACGGACCTCTCCGAGGCGCGGGCCGTCCATGATCTGCGTCTGTTGCTCACCGGCCGCCTGATTCAGGCGGGCAGGCCGGTCCATTCGGGCACCGTACTCAACACTGTGGACGAGGATTCCAAGCAACTGGGGCAGTTGAAGCAGATCCTTAACTTTCCGCTGGTGATGCTGGGCTTTCTCTTCGCTTCGGCTGTCACGTTGTGGGCAGCCTCACCCTGGATATCGCTGCTTCTGGTGCTGGGCGGGGCAAGTACCGCGGTGACGAGCTATGTCACGTCCGCCCCCATTGCCCGGGTCGCCCGTCAGCGGCGCGTGGAGGAAAGCCGCGCCATTGCGCTGGCCACGGACGTGGCGCAAGGCTCCCGCGTGATCAAGGGACTGGGCGCCGTGGACATTACGCGCCGCCGTTTCGACGAGGTGACCGACCGCGCATTGCGCGCCATGCTGACCGACGCCACAGTGTCCTCCCTGGTGATGTTCCTTCGACAATTGGTGCCCACTGCCTTCACCATCGCCGTGATCGTCCTGGGCGGCTGGCTCGCTCACGCGGGCGCGATCACCTCCGGGCAGCTGCTGACGACGGTGCTGTTGGCACCGCCGTCGCTGATGGTGACGGGGCAGTCCCTGAATGTCATGGCTGACTTGTGGGGCAGGGGCATGGCGGCGTCCACGCGCGTTCGCGAGCTTCTGGAGGAGCTGGAGGCGCAGCCCGAGGACGTAACGGGCGAAGTCGCGCTACCCGAGGGACTCACAGTCTGGCATGCGGAGACGGAGGACAGCCTGGCGGAGGTCCATCGCCGGGTGGCTGCGCTCACGCGGGATGGGGCAGTGGCGGCTCCCCATACGGTGTCCGTGTTTGAAGGCACGCTGCGGGATAACATCTGGGCCGCGGACGAAGAAGACCAGCTTGCCGCCCTGCATGTGGCCGAATGCGGAGACATCCTTGCTCGTCTCGGCGGGCTCGAGGGGCTCATTGGGGAGGCCGGCCTGACCCTCTCCGGCGGCCAGCGCCAGCGCGTGGCTTTGGCGCGCTTTCTGGCCGCCCGTCCCGCCGTGCTCATTCTGGACGAGCCGACCACCGGGCTGGACGCGGTCACCCTTGACCGCGTGGCCCACAACGTGAAGGCCATGCGCCAGGGTTATAC
- the gatB gene encoding Asp-tRNA(Asn)/Glu-tRNA(Gln) amidotransferase subunit GatB yields the protein MTAPVYDYSDDVLDFDEVLEHFDPVMGMEVHVELATKTKMFSTSSAEFGDDPNSNVDPCSLGLPGALPVVNKQGVEWAIKIGLALNCSIAPYSRFARKNYFYPDQPKNYQISQYDEPIAYDGYLDVVLEDGTEWRVEIERAHMEEDTGKLTHLGGADGRIHGATASLVDCNRAGVPLIEIVTKPIEGAGERAPEVARAYVTALRELVKALGVSDARMDQGSMRVDSNLSLMKKGATEYGTRTETKNINSLKSVEQAVRFEMQRQAACILNDVEIVQETRHYQETDGTTSKGRPKETMADYRYFNDPDLPPVLAPEEWVEEIRSTLPEMPWIRRARIQEEWKLKDEEMRDLVNAGALDLIIETVEAGAQPSEARSWWVAYLAGKANQQGVELDGLNITPAQVARVIELVGEGKLTNKLARQAVDGVLEGEGDVDEVVASRGLEVVRDDGAIEAAVDEALAANPDIVEKYKAGNTKVTGAIVGAVMKATKGKADPGQVNQLIAKKLS from the coding sequence ATGACTGCGCCTGTGTACGACTACTCAGATGATGTACTGGATTTCGACGAGGTTCTCGAGCACTTCGACCCCGTCATGGGTATGGAAGTTCACGTGGAACTCGCCACGAAAACGAAGATGTTCTCCACGTCGTCCGCCGAATTCGGCGACGATCCTAACTCCAACGTTGATCCATGCTCCCTGGGACTGCCCGGTGCACTGCCCGTGGTGAACAAGCAGGGCGTGGAATGGGCCATCAAAATTGGCCTGGCGCTGAATTGCTCCATCGCCCCTTACTCCCGCTTCGCCCGGAAGAACTACTTCTACCCGGACCAGCCGAAGAACTACCAAATCTCTCAGTACGACGAGCCCATCGCCTACGACGGCTACCTGGACGTTGTGCTGGAGGACGGCACCGAGTGGCGCGTGGAGATCGAGCGTGCGCACATGGAGGAGGACACGGGCAAGCTCACCCACCTCGGTGGCGCGGACGGCCGTATCCATGGCGCCACCGCATCCCTGGTGGACTGCAACCGCGCAGGTGTGCCCCTCATCGAGATCGTGACCAAGCCCATCGAGGGTGCGGGGGAGCGCGCCCCTGAGGTCGCCCGGGCGTACGTCACCGCACTGCGCGAGCTCGTGAAGGCTCTGGGAGTGTCCGACGCACGCATGGACCAGGGCTCCATGCGTGTGGACTCCAACCTCTCCCTGATGAAGAAGGGAGCCACGGAGTACGGCACCCGCACGGAGACCAAGAACATCAACTCTCTGAAGTCCGTGGAACAGGCCGTGCGCTTTGAGATGCAGCGCCAGGCTGCGTGCATCCTCAACGACGTGGAGATTGTCCAGGAGACCCGCCACTACCAGGAGACGGACGGCACCACCTCCAAGGGGCGCCCGAAGGAGACCATGGCGGACTACCGCTACTTCAACGATCCCGACTTGCCACCCGTGCTGGCCCCCGAGGAGTGGGTGGAGGAGATTCGTTCCACCCTGCCGGAGATGCCATGGATCCGCCGCGCCCGCATCCAGGAAGAGTGGAAGCTCAAGGACGAGGAGATGCGCGACCTGGTGAACGCCGGCGCACTGGACCTGATCATCGAGACGGTGGAGGCAGGCGCGCAGCCATCGGAGGCTCGCTCCTGGTGGGTTGCCTACCTTGCCGGAAAGGCCAACCAGCAGGGCGTGGAGCTTGACGGACTGAACATTACCCCGGCTCAGGTGGCACGTGTCATCGAGCTCGTGGGCGAGGGCAAGCTGACCAACAAGCTGGCGCGCCAAGCCGTGGACGGCGTGCTAGAAGGCGAGGGCGACGTCGATGAGGTCGTCGCTTCCCGCGGCCTGGAGGTCGTGCGTGATGACGGAGCTATCGAGGCCGCCGTCGACGAGGCACTGGCCGCCAACCCAGACATCGTGGAGAAGTACAAGGCCGGAAACACCAAGGTCACCGGCGCGATCGTTGGCGCGGTGATGAAGGCCACCAAGGGTAAGGCCGACCCAGGCCAAGTGAACCAGCTGATTGCTAAGAAGCTGAGCTAG
- a CDS encoding DUF4261 domain-containing protein, giving the protein MTTETPHLIDQSFIRHPLLNILLLSRVPTRDEIEQVLAATFGPRLGEKKNTEHAVAVELDDHYLVHAMVLDAPPQDPQTTYELHPVLTEDPSGLEKVSAQIMLSILPDNEWTAKAKQFREPRLHEIMLHAQATAALAALEGVEAIHNTVGDVTISPRVFVEAVTNNDPAMFSTSVWLTQGERGITAYTVGMVCAGHPEIMAVDSTQDPTKLFYSMLNVVNYALLVDALKDGDTFAFEPDAEPLSITAGPYISDPTIPAVHVPL; this is encoded by the coding sequence ATGACTACCGAAACTCCCCACCTCATTGATCAGTCTTTCATTCGGCACCCTTTGCTGAATATCTTGTTGCTGTCCCGCGTTCCTACGCGTGACGAGATTGAGCAGGTATTAGCGGCAACATTTGGCCCCCGTCTGGGCGAGAAGAAGAACACGGAACACGCCGTGGCCGTGGAACTGGATGATCACTATTTGGTGCACGCCATGGTGCTGGATGCCCCGCCTCAGGATCCTCAGACCACGTATGAGCTCCACCCCGTGCTGACCGAGGACCCCTCTGGCCTGGAGAAGGTGAGCGCCCAGATTATGCTGTCGATCCTTCCCGATAATGAATGGACGGCAAAAGCCAAGCAATTCCGTGAGCCTCGGTTACACGAGATTATGCTTCATGCCCAGGCCACGGCGGCGCTGGCCGCATTGGAGGGCGTGGAGGCTATTCATAATACGGTGGGAGACGTGACCATTTCTCCGCGTGTGTTTGTGGAGGCAGTGACCAATAATGATCCCGCGATGTTTAGCACCAGCGTGTGGCTCACCCAGGGCGAGCGCGGCATTACCGCCTACACGGTGGGCATGGTGTGCGCGGGCCACCCGGAGATTATGGCCGTGGATTCCACGCAGGATCCCACGAAGCTGTTTTATTCCATGCTCAATGTGGTCAATTACGCACTGTTGGTGGATGCGCTGAAGGATGGCGATACGTTTGCCTTTGAGCCCGACGCCGAACCTCTCTCCATCACAGCCGGCCCCTACATTTCGGATCCCACTATTCCGGCTGTGCACGTTCCCCTCTAA